From a region of the Streptomyces sp. NBC_01454 genome:
- a CDS encoding class I SAM-dependent methyltransferase, producing MTAPIAESAALPRPTRLSEVKGWFFTADQLMFDWFLAQQQERSEPGDLLELGAYMGKSAIFLGARLRAGERFTVCDLFDSPAEDASNSREMKKSYATLTRRAFEANYLAFHEELPTIVQGLSSAVTDHVDEGSVRFAHIDASHHYAHVHGDILAVRTLLTAHGVVVLDDYRAEHCPGVAAATWQAVANEGLRPICLTGTKFYGTWGDPEPLQKALLAWIAARGDIWHEVQYVNDAPLIRLSAKGAGEPAQPVSRHRSAGTGAPRRPAGPSPAAATGRPAPRPPFAIRAAARRVARDVLPPVVTRALVKARRRARGH from the coding sequence ATGACTGCCCCCATCGCAGAGAGCGCCGCACTCCCCCGCCCCACCCGGCTGTCCGAGGTCAAGGGCTGGTTCTTCACCGCCGACCAGCTGATGTTCGACTGGTTCCTGGCGCAGCAGCAGGAACGGTCCGAACCGGGGGATCTGCTCGAACTGGGCGCGTACATGGGCAAGAGCGCGATCTTCCTGGGTGCGCGGCTGCGGGCCGGCGAGCGCTTCACGGTCTGCGATCTCTTCGACTCCCCCGCCGAGGACGCCTCCAACTCCCGGGAGATGAAGAAGTCCTACGCCACGCTGACGCGGCGCGCCTTCGAGGCGAACTACCTTGCGTTCCATGAGGAGTTGCCCACCATCGTGCAGGGCCTGAGCTCGGCCGTCACCGATCATGTCGACGAGGGCTCGGTGCGCTTCGCCCATATCGACGCCTCACATCACTACGCGCATGTGCACGGCGACATCCTCGCGGTGCGCACGCTGCTCACCGCGCACGGCGTCGTGGTGCTGGACGACTACCGCGCCGAGCACTGCCCCGGGGTGGCCGCCGCCACCTGGCAGGCCGTCGCGAACGAGGGGCTGCGCCCGATCTGCCTCACCGGCACCAAGTTCTACGGGACCTGGGGCGACCCCGAGCCGCTCCAGAAGGCGCTGCTGGCGTGGATCGCGGCCCGCGGCGACATCTGGCACGAGGTGCAGTACGTCAACGACGCTCCGCTGATCCGGCTGAGCGCCAAGGGCGCCGGGGAGCCCGCCCAGCCGGTCTCCCGGCACCGGTCGGCGGGCACGGGCGCCCCGCGGCGGCCGGCCGGACCGTCCCCGGCGGCCGCCACGGGCCGCCCGGCCCCGCGCCCGCCGTTCGCGATACGCGCCGCCGCGCGCCGGGTGGCCCGGGACGTGCTGCCGCCGGTCGTCACCCGCGCCCTGGTGAAGGCCCGCAGGCGGGCCCGCGGGCACTGA
- a CDS encoding carbohydrate ABC transporter permease: protein MTTVDHAVPAERPRAAGTVRVRQPFTARIAARAGGGALRIFLVLVALFWLMPSVGLLLSSLRSPQRIASSGWWQVLTEPAQITWDNYGQLLSNGKVMGSLLTTAAITVPATVLVVVIGSLAGYAFAWMDFPGRDGWFMVVVGLLVVPVQVALIPVAKLFGAVGLFETTAGVILFHTAFGLPFAVFLLRNFFAEIPRELLEAARLDGAGELRLFTRVVLPLGGPAIASLGIFQFLWVWNDMLIALIFADSGHPPITVALQQEVRQFGNNIDVLAPGAFLSMVVPLIVFFAFQRQFVSGVMAGAVK, encoded by the coding sequence ATGACGACCGTGGACCACGCCGTACCGGCCGAGCGGCCCCGGGCGGCCGGTACGGTGCGCGTCCGGCAGCCGTTCACGGCCCGGATCGCGGCGCGGGCCGGCGGCGGTGCGCTGCGGATCTTCCTGGTCCTGGTCGCGCTGTTCTGGCTGATGCCCTCCGTGGGGCTGCTGCTGTCCTCGCTGCGCAGCCCGCAGCGGATCGCCTCGTCCGGCTGGTGGCAGGTCCTCACCGAGCCGGCCCAGATCACCTGGGACAACTACGGTCAGCTGCTGTCCAACGGCAAGGTGATGGGGTCGCTGCTGACCACGGCCGCGATCACGGTGCCGGCGACGGTGCTCGTGGTCGTCATCGGGTCGCTGGCCGGCTATGCCTTCGCCTGGATGGACTTCCCCGGCCGCGACGGCTGGTTCATGGTGGTCGTCGGGCTGCTGGTGGTGCCCGTGCAGGTGGCGCTGATCCCGGTGGCCAAGCTGTTCGGCGCGGTGGGGCTCTTCGAGACGACGGCCGGGGTCATCCTCTTCCACACGGCCTTCGGGCTGCCGTTCGCGGTGTTCCTGCTGCGCAACTTCTTCGCCGAGATCCCGCGCGAGCTGCTGGAGGCGGCCCGGCTGGACGGGGCGGGCGAGCTGCGGCTGTTCACCCGTGTGGTGCTGCCGCTGGGCGGACCGGCGATCGCCTCGCTGGGGATCTTCCAGTTCCTGTGGGTGTGGAACGACATGCTGATCGCGCTGATCTTCGCGGACAGCGGCCATCCGCCGATCACCGTGGCCCTGCAACAGGAGGTGCGGCAGTTCGGCAACAACATCGATGTGCTGGCGCCGGGTGCGTTCCTGTCGATGGTGGTGCCGCTGATCGTCTTCTTCGCCTTCCAGCGCCAGTTCGTCTCCGGGGTGATGGCCGGCGCGGTGAAGTGA
- a CDS encoding carbohydrate ABC transporter permease: MSAVQVSKVSESGGRGPRGDGGRRRAPATHRRLAAAFLLPALLLLGALVVYPIVFSVHRSLFDASGTGFVGLDNYGAMFSDDGIRTALKNTVIWVAVAPAVATALGLIFAVLTERIRWGTAFKLIVFMPMAISMLAAGIIFRLVYDQDPQRGVANAVWVAVHDTFAGPAPFPGARPRPRAALAPSGGGAFTTRAAVRAGSPVKLPLIAVRPDDLRGARPAAEAGSRPGTVTGTVWLDFTRGGGGRPDVLDRGEKALAGLRVEAVRGGRVVASATTAADGTFALPGGPAAGARLRLPAADFAETYRGVDWLGPALVTPAIIGSYVWMWAGFAMVLIAAGLSGVPRELLEAARVDGAGEWQVFRRITVPLLAPVLVVVLVTLMINVLKIFDLVYIIAPGSSIRSANVLALQLFQSSFGTDVDEGLGSAIAVFLLLLVLPVMYVNLRRIRKERRR; encoded by the coding sequence ATGAGCGCCGTACAGGTCAGCAAGGTCAGTGAGAGCGGCGGGCGCGGCCCGCGGGGCGACGGCGGCCGGCGCCGGGCCCCGGCCACCCACCGCCGGCTCGCCGCGGCGTTCCTGCTGCCGGCGCTGCTGCTGCTCGGGGCGCTGGTCGTCTACCCCATCGTCTTCTCCGTCCACCGCAGCCTGTTCGACGCCTCCGGCACGGGCTTCGTGGGACTGGACAACTACGGCGCGATGTTCTCGGACGACGGCATCCGTACCGCGCTGAAGAACACCGTCATCTGGGTCGCGGTGGCGCCGGCGGTCGCGACGGCGCTGGGGCTGATCTTCGCGGTGCTGACCGAGCGGATCCGCTGGGGCACCGCCTTCAAGCTGATCGTGTTCATGCCGATGGCGATCTCGATGCTGGCGGCCGGCATCATCTTCCGGCTGGTCTACGACCAGGATCCGCAGCGCGGCGTCGCCAACGCGGTGTGGGTGGCCGTCCATGACACGTTCGCCGGCCCGGCGCCCTTCCCCGGTGCCCGGCCGCGGCCCCGGGCCGCGCTCGCGCCGTCCGGCGGCGGGGCGTTCACCACGCGGGCGGCCGTACGGGCGGGGTCGCCGGTGAAGCTGCCGCTGATCGCCGTCCGGCCGGACGATCTGCGCGGCGCACGGCCCGCGGCCGAGGCCGGGTCCCGGCCGGGCACGGTCACCGGCACCGTGTGGCTGGACTTCACCCGCGGGGGCGGCGGCCGCCCGGACGTCCTCGACCGCGGCGAGAAGGCGCTGGCCGGGCTGCGGGTCGAGGCGGTCAGGGGAGGCCGGGTGGTCGCCTCGGCGACGACGGCGGCCGACGGCACCTTCGCGCTGCCCGGCGGGCCGGCCGCGGGCGCCCGGCTCCGGCTGCCCGCGGCCGACTTCGCCGAGACCTACCGCGGTGTCGACTGGCTCGGCCCGGCGCTGGTCACCCCCGCCATCATCGGCTCCTACGTCTGGATGTGGGCCGGTTTCGCGATGGTGCTGATCGCGGCGGGGCTGTCGGGCGTCCCCCGGGAGCTGCTGGAGGCGGCGCGGGTGGACGGCGCCGGGGAGTGGCAGGTCTTCCGCCGGATCACGGTGCCGCTGCTGGCCCCGGTCCTGGTGGTCGTGCTGGTCACCCTCATGATCAACGTGCTGAAGATCTTCGACCTGGTCTACATCATCGCGCCGGGCTCCAGCATCCGGTCCGCCAATGTGCTGGCGCTCCAGCTCTTCCAGTCGTCGTTCGGCACGGATGTCGACGAGGGGCTGGGCAGCGCGATCGCCGTCTTCCTGCTGCTGCTCGTGCTGCCGGTGATGTACGTCAATCTCCGGCGCATACGGAAGGAGCGTCGCCGATGA
- a CDS encoding ABC transporter substrate-binding protein: MRRRLDRTALRTTTAVAATAALALALGACGGSGGSGGKDHADGGGKGGGTAPTVRLPHLAGQKVQVTAVWTGPERENFVKVLDEFEKRTGATVDFVPSGDDMAGFVGSKIAGGGPPDIAMLQQVGVLHEFARKGWLKPLGADAKAQLAKNYSQGWRDLGAHQGTPYGVYFKASNKSLVWYNARAFDNAGAKEPKTWQEFLKTAQTLSESGVEPVSVGGADGWTLTDWFENIYLSQAGPEKYDRLARHDLKWTDPSVKRALTTLGGLFGRKDLLAGGNSGALQTDFPTSVTQTFGGGDAPKAAMVSSADFAAANISQTKAKIGTDAKVFPFPAVGAKSPVVTGGDVAVALKDTKAAQALLTFLASTDAAKIWAQAGGFLSPNKELDQAAYANGVLRTIARALIAAGDDFRFDMSDQAPASFGGKPGQGEWKDLQDFLKNPKDVAGIQARLEKDAATSFGH; encoded by the coding sequence ATGCGCAGACGACTCGACCGCACGGCGCTTCGCACCACGACCGCGGTGGCGGCCACCGCGGCGCTCGCCCTGGCGCTGGGCGCCTGCGGCGGCAGCGGCGGCAGTGGCGGCAAGGACCACGCCGACGGCGGCGGCAAGGGCGGCGGCACCGCCCCCACCGTGCGCCTGCCCCACCTCGCCGGCCAGAAGGTGCAGGTGACCGCCGTCTGGACGGGGCCGGAGCGGGAGAACTTCGTCAAGGTGCTGGACGAGTTCGAAAAGCGCACCGGCGCCACGGTCGACTTCGTGCCCAGCGGCGACGACATGGCCGGTTTCGTCGGCTCCAAGATCGCCGGTGGCGGGCCGCCGGACATCGCGATGCTCCAACAGGTCGGGGTGCTCCACGAGTTCGCGCGCAAGGGCTGGCTCAAGCCGCTCGGCGCGGACGCCAAGGCGCAGCTCGCCAAGAACTACTCCCAGGGCTGGCGGGACCTCGGCGCCCACCAGGGCACGCCGTACGGCGTCTACTTCAAGGCCAGCAACAAGTCGCTGGTCTGGTACAACGCCCGGGCGTTCGACAACGCCGGCGCCAAGGAGCCCAAGACCTGGCAGGAGTTCCTCAAGACGGCGCAGACGCTCTCCGAGTCGGGCGTCGAGCCGGTCTCGGTGGGCGGTGCGGACGGCTGGACGCTGACCGACTGGTTCGAGAACATCTACCTCTCCCAGGCGGGGCCGGAGAAGTACGACCGGCTGGCGCGGCACGACCTCAAGTGGACCGATCCCTCCGTCAAGCGGGCGCTGACCACGCTCGGCGGGCTCTTCGGCCGCAAGGATCTGCTCGCCGGCGGTAACTCCGGCGCCCTGCAGACGGACTTCCCGACCTCGGTGACCCAGACCTTCGGCGGCGGCGACGCCCCCAAGGCCGCGATGGTCTCCTCGGCCGACTTCGCCGCCGCCAACATCAGCCAGACCAAGGCGAAGATCGGCACGGACGCCAAGGTCTTCCCGTTCCCCGCGGTGGGCGCGAAGTCCCCGGTGGTGACCGGCGGCGATGTGGCGGTGGCCCTCAAGGACACCAAGGCCGCGCAGGCGCTGCTGACGTTCCTGGCGTCGACGGACGCCGCCAAGATCTGGGCGCAGGCCGGCGGGTTCCTCTCGCCCAACAAGGAGCTCGACCAGGCGGCGTACGCCAACGGCGTGCTGCGCACGATCGCCCGGGCGCTGATCGCGGCGGGTGACGACTTCCGCTTCGACATGTCCGACCAGGCGCCGGCCTCCTTCGGCGGCAAGCCCGGCCAGGGCGAGTGGAAGGACCTCCAGGACTTCCTGAAGAACCCCAAGGACGTCGCGGGCATCCAGGCCCGGCTGGAGAAGGACGCCGCCACGTCGTTCGGGCACTGA
- a CDS encoding FHA domain-containing protein, with product MQIRLTVLGPRSGHTTRACDVLVTAPAGTALAAVAGSLAASVAGSGADVGGGSSAPVVLYAGSERLDPQRAALGEPPLIDGAVLSLQNPGPSPAHGLPHGSARLRVVSGPDAGGVHLLHGGQIRIGRSADADVPLDDPDVSRLHCAVTVGPDGAVTVADLRSTNGTAVDGTGLGEQPAPLRPGALLRIGESALRLQSAPGAPDPALATAPDGEGQLRITPGAAGGSGAGHGAAAGPHGVTAAAEGAYEGAGYGRPAAPVHPSRPAADATGRRDTPLRGTPTGAGQSWQGAPDPGPAPWRAPADARFPDLSGGHVYDRTTDGTEGAAGLGAREHTDGFPGGAQDPTHGGQQALAPPGEASHKSGRRGGLGAWARRLAGGRPAVERPETLPVVYPPAGGYTTEAVPADAFGEAGTAEAVSGPAADERWPDAAAVLLTALGPGPRLWERGPDHPDALTVRLGTAARSGGRAAVPVTVGLRRAGSLGLAGPRSRLTGLARCALAQLAALHSPGTLDLVLISADRARPTEERVAEWSWLGWLPQVRPAHGQDCRLLLAYDKEQAAARTSELVRRLDDSPLGPGWADAGPAEIAAAAARHQGPYTLVIVDGDPGSAALRETTARLASGGPAAGVHLLCLAETPASSPSFPLSATYEAARAASPAFGECGAVAVLSGDVATALRVVQPGSGPQGTVATVDAVSGAWAERFARALAPLREADAPAGGGTAPRPAVPLPDAARLLDELGLARATPASLMARWAAALDSDRAGAAAVLGAGPHGPLCADLAADGAHLFLEGAAATGKTELLRALAASLAAADRPDLLSLVLVDGGGSERGEGLRVCTDLPHVTTYLAASEPLRMREFAQALSSELKRRTEILDGTPFAEWRSRHLPAPRIIAPRRTTEGAGGSAAGDPDPSTTGTLRLRARSGAAAADEAAAVPMPRLFVLVDDFDALVAPALGSMGRPAAGSVVRALEAVAREGAALGVHLIAATGHPDRTAETAASERAGLRVRLGAAAGASEPEPPGRGRLYRTADGSSTPFQAGRVTGRIPRTSTLRPTVVPLEWARMGDPPARRPLRELGNGPTDLALLASALQRAAQSSGATAAPPLL from the coding sequence ATGCAGATCCGGCTGACCGTCCTCGGGCCGCGCAGCGGCCACACCACCCGGGCCTGCGACGTGCTCGTGACGGCCCCCGCCGGAACCGCGCTGGCGGCGGTGGCCGGCTCGCTCGCGGCCTCCGTGGCGGGCTCGGGCGCCGATGTCGGCGGCGGCAGCAGCGCCCCGGTCGTGCTCTATGCCGGGTCCGAGCGGCTCGATCCGCAGCGCGCGGCGCTCGGCGAGCCCCCGCTGATCGACGGCGCGGTGCTCTCCCTCCAGAACCCGGGCCCCTCCCCGGCCCACGGCCTGCCGCACGGCTCGGCGCGGCTGCGCGTCGTCTCCGGCCCCGATGCCGGCGGGGTGCATCTGCTGCACGGCGGCCAGATCCGCATCGGCCGCTCCGCCGACGCCGATGTCCCGCTCGACGACCCCGATGTCTCCCGGCTGCACTGCGCCGTGACGGTCGGGCCCGACGGGGCGGTGACCGTGGCCGACCTGCGCTCCACCAACGGCACGGCCGTGGACGGCACCGGACTCGGCGAGCAGCCCGCGCCGCTGCGGCCCGGCGCGCTGCTGCGGATCGGCGAGTCCGCGCTGCGTCTGCAGTCCGCGCCCGGCGCCCCGGACCCGGCCCTGGCGACCGCGCCGGACGGCGAGGGACAGCTGCGGATCACCCCGGGAGCGGCCGGCGGGAGCGGTGCCGGCCACGGCGCGGCAGCGGGCCCGCACGGCGTCACCGCCGCGGCCGAGGGTGCGTACGAGGGAGCCGGGTACGGCCGCCCGGCCGCCCCCGTACACCCGTCCCGGCCGGCGGCGGACGCCACGGGGCGGCGGGACACCCCGCTGCGCGGCACCCCGACCGGCGCCGGCCAGTCGTGGCAGGGCGCCCCGGACCCGGGCCCGGCCCCCTGGCGCGCACCGGCCGACGCCCGCTTCCCGGACCTCTCCGGCGGCCATGTCTACGACCGCACCACCGACGGGACCGAAGGGGCCGCCGGCCTCGGCGCCCGGGAGCACACCGACGGCTTCCCCGGCGGCGCGCAGGACCCCACACACGGCGGGCAGCAGGCGCTCGCGCCGCCCGGGGAGGCGTCCCACAAGAGCGGGCGGCGGGGCGGTCTGGGCGCCTGGGCGCGGCGGCTGGCCGGCGGCCGGCCCGCCGTCGAGCGGCCCGAGACCCTCCCGGTGGTGTACCCGCCGGCCGGCGGGTACACCACCGAGGCGGTCCCCGCGGACGCCTTCGGGGAGGCCGGGACGGCGGAGGCGGTCTCCGGGCCGGCCGCGGACGAGCGCTGGCCGGATGCCGCCGCGGTCCTGCTCACCGCGCTGGGCCCGGGCCCCCGGCTCTGGGAGCGCGGCCCGGACCACCCCGATGCGCTGACGGTCCGGCTGGGGACGGCCGCCCGCAGCGGCGGCCGGGCCGCGGTGCCGGTGACCGTCGGGCTGCGCCGGGCCGGCTCGCTGGGCCTGGCCGGACCGCGGTCCCGGCTGACCGGGCTGGCCCGCTGCGCCCTCGCCCAGCTCGCCGCGCTGCACTCCCCGGGCACCCTCGACCTCGTGCTGATCAGCGCGGACCGTGCGCGCCCCACCGAGGAGCGGGTGGCCGAATGGTCCTGGCTCGGCTGGCTGCCGCAGGTCCGCCCGGCCCACGGCCAGGACTGCCGGCTGCTGCTGGCCTACGACAAGGAGCAGGCCGCGGCCCGTACGTCCGAGCTGGTGCGCCGGCTCGACGACAGCCCGCTGGGCCCCGGCTGGGCCGACGCCGGGCCGGCGGAGATCGCCGCCGCCGCGGCCCGCCATCAGGGTCCGTACACCCTGGTGATCGTGGACGGCGACCCCGGCTCCGCCGCGCTGCGCGAGACCACGGCCCGGCTCGCGTCGGGCGGCCCGGCGGCCGGTGTCCATCTGCTGTGCCTGGCCGAGACCCCGGCCTCCTCCCCTTCCTTCCCGCTGTCCGCGACGTACGAGGCGGCCCGGGCCGCGTCACCCGCCTTCGGGGAGTGCGGGGCGGTCGCGGTGCTCAGCGGCGATGTCGCCACGGCGCTGCGCGTCGTCCAGCCGGGCTCCGGCCCCCAGGGCACGGTCGCGACGGTGGACGCGGTCTCCGGCGCCTGGGCCGAGCGGTTCGCGCGGGCGCTGGCGCCGCTGCGCGAGGCCGATGCGCCGGCCGGCGGCGGCACGGCTCCCCGCCCGGCCGTCCCGCTGCCGGACGCGGCCCGGCTGCTGGACGAGCTGGGGCTGGCCCGCGCCACCCCGGCGTCCCTGATGGCCCGTTGGGCCGCCGCCCTGGACAGCGACCGGGCGGGCGCCGCCGCGGTGCTCGGCGCCGGTCCGCACGGTCCGCTGTGCGCCGATCTCGCCGCCGACGGCGCGCATCTCTTCCTGGAGGGCGCGGCGGCCACCGGCAAGACCGAGCTGCTGCGTGCGCTGGCCGCCTCGCTGGCCGCCGCCGACCGTCCCGATCTGCTGTCGCTGGTGCTGGTGGACGGCGGGGGCAGCGAGCGCGGCGAGGGCCTGCGGGTGTGCACGGACCTGCCGCATGTCACGACGTATCTCGCGGCCTCGGAGCCGCTGCGGATGCGGGAGTTCGCCCAGGCACTGTCCTCGGAGCTGAAGCGGCGCACGGAAATACTCGACGGCACCCCGTTCGCCGAGTGGCGCAGCAGGCATCTGCCGGCGCCGCGGATCATCGCCCCGCGGCGGACGACCGAGGGCGCCGGCGGGTCGGCGGCCGGTGACCCGGACCCGTCGACGACCGGGACGCTGCGGCTGCGGGCGCGCAGCGGGGCGGCCGCGGCCGACGAGGCGGCGGCGGTGCCGATGCCGCGGCTGTTCGTGCTGGTCGACGACTTCGATGCGCTGGTGGCGCCCGCGCTGGGCAGCATGGGCCGGCCGGCCGCCGGTTCCGTGGTGCGGGCCCTGGAGGCGGTGGCCCGGGAGGGGGCGGCGCTCGGCGTCCATCTGATAGCCGCGACCGGCCATCCGGACCGTACGGCTGAGACCGCCGCGAGTGAACGGGCCGGTCTGCGGGTGCGGTTGGGCGCCGCCGCCGGTGCGTCCGAGCCGGAGCCCCCGGGCCGCGGCCGGCTGTACCGCACGGCGGACGGCTCCTCGACCCCGTTCCAGGCGGGCCGGGTGACCGGGCGGATACCCCGGACGTCCACCCTGCGGCCGACGGTCGTCCCCCTGGAGTGGGCGCGGATGGGCGACCCGCCGGCCCGGCGGCCGCTGCGCGAGCTGGGCAACGGCCCGACGGACCTGGCACTGCTGGCCAGTGCGCTCCAGCGGGCCGCACAGTCCTCGGGCGCCACAGCCGCCCCACCCCTGCTGTGA
- a CDS encoding serine/threonine-protein kinase, whose product MRPVGSKYLLEEPLGRGATGTVWRARQRETAGAEAAVAGEPGETVAIKVLKEELAHDADVVMRFLRERSVLLRLAHPNIVRTRDLVVEGDLLALVMDLVDGPDLHRYLRDNGPFSPVAAALLTAQIADALAASHADGVVHRDLKPANVLLAGSDGSGEMHPMLTDFGIARLADSPGLTRTHEFVGTPAYVAPESAEGRPQTSAVDIYGAGILLYELVTGRPPFAGATALEVLHRHLSEEPRRPSTLPEPLWTVIERCLRKRPEERPSAENLARALRAVASGIGVHASPAQAEAALGVAALLAPDPAPATVPGTGGTGGGDADPTQVLPSGAGSYDPAAATSVLPSTGGPGGPGGPGGQGDPTRAMPPMPMGAPAGGPQNPEGPHPWESQMRAARDRNEQTQVQYLDPTEDPLRRRPQRQAAPQQPPQRPQQPQYRQAPPPAPYAQQQPQAPQRRQEPPPQRYEPQRPPAPEPRPRREPRQRSANPMKIPGLGCLKGCLFTIILLFVAAWLVWELTPLQEWIGTTRGFFAQVGHVFHSVQRFVQKLGG is encoded by the coding sequence GTGCGGCCGGTAGGCAGCAAGTACCTGCTCGAGGAACCGCTGGGACGCGGTGCCACGGGCACCGTCTGGCGTGCCCGCCAGCGGGAGACGGCGGGCGCCGAGGCCGCCGTGGCAGGAGAGCCCGGTGAGACGGTCGCGATCAAGGTCCTCAAGGAGGAGCTGGCGCACGACGCGGATGTGGTGATGCGCTTCCTGCGGGAGCGCTCCGTCCTGCTGCGCCTGGCCCACCCCAACATCGTCCGCACCCGCGACCTCGTCGTCGAGGGCGATCTGCTGGCCCTGGTCATGGACCTGGTCGACGGTCCCGACCTGCACCGCTACCTCCGCGACAACGGCCCCTTCAGCCCCGTCGCCGCCGCCCTGCTGACCGCCCAGATCGCCGACGCGCTGGCCGCCAGCCACGCCGACGGTGTGGTGCACCGCGACCTCAAGCCCGCCAACGTCCTGCTCGCCGGGTCGGACGGCAGCGGCGAGATGCACCCGATGCTGACCGACTTCGGCATCGCCCGCCTCGCCGACTCCCCGGGCCTGACCCGCACCCACGAGTTCGTCGGCACCCCCGCCTATGTGGCCCCGGAGTCCGCCGAGGGCCGCCCGCAGACCTCCGCCGTGGACATCTACGGCGCCGGCATCCTGCTGTACGAACTCGTCACCGGACGGCCCCCGTTCGCCGGGGCGACCGCCCTGGAGGTGCTGCACCGCCACCTCAGCGAGGAGCCGCGCCGCCCCAGCACGCTCCCCGAGCCGCTGTGGACGGTCATAGAGCGCTGTCTGCGCAAGCGCCCCGAGGAGCGGCCCTCCGCCGAGAACCTCGCGCGGGCCCTGCGCGCCGTCGCGTCCGGCATCGGGGTGCACGCCTCCCCGGCGCAGGCCGAGGCCGCGCTGGGCGTCGCCGCGCTGCTCGCGCCCGACCCCGCGCCCGCGACCGTCCCCGGGACGGGCGGGACCGGCGGCGGCGACGCCGACCCCACCCAGGTGCTTCCCTCCGGCGCCGGGTCCTACGACCCGGCCGCGGCCACCAGCGTGCTGCCGTCCACCGGCGGTCCGGGCGGTCCGGGGGGCCCCGGCGGGCAGGGCGACCCGACCCGGGCGATGCCGCCCATGCCCATGGGAGCGCCGGCCGGCGGACCGCAGAACCCCGAGGGCCCCCATCCGTGGGAGTCCCAGATGCGGGCCGCCCGGGACCGCAACGAGCAGACCCAGGTGCAGTATCTGGATCCCACCGAGGACCCGCTGCGCCGCCGTCCGCAGCGCCAGGCCGCCCCCCAGCAGCCGCCGCAGCGCCCGCAGCAGCCCCAGTACCGCCAGGCGCCCCCGCCGGCGCCGTACGCCCAGCAGCAGCCGCAGGCCCCGCAGCGCCGCCAGGAGCCGCCGCCGCAGCGCTACGAACCGCAGCGGCCGCCCGCCCCGGAGCCCCGGCCCCGGCGCGAGCCCCGCCAGCGCAGCGCCAACCCCATGAAGATCCCCGGCCTGGGCTGTCTCAAGGGCTGTCTGTTCACGATCATCCTGCTGTTCGTGGCGGCCTGGCTGGTCTGGGAGCTGACCCCGCTCCAGGAGTGGATCGGCACGACCAGGGGCTTCTTCGCCCAGGTCGGTCACGTCTTCCACAGCGTGCAGCGCTTCGTGCAGAAACTCGGCGGCTGA
- a CDS encoding serine/threonine-protein kinase, translated as MARKIGSRYTAHQILGRGSAGTVWLGEGPEGAVAIKLLREELAADQELVGRFVQERAALLGLADPHVVGVRDLVVDGNDLALVMELVRGTDLRTRLERERRLAPAAAVAIAADVADGLAAAHAARIVHRDVKPENVLLDMQGPLGPGGAHPALLTDFGIARLVDSPRRTLSQSPAGGTTVPLRSSKVIGTPDYLAPEIIEGLPPRASVDVYALATVLYELLAGFTPFGGGHPGAVLRRHVTESVVPLPGIPDELWQLLLQCLAKAPASRLRAPELAARLRELLPSLEGMPPLDIDEPDDEQPDDEPEGAAGARDEAFHPSPAPGGTTPPRGAVPLVQGAAPDSNRDTHTSMRVPGPDELAGGAHGTARTPRAAGERRAGSARHRASPEAVRRRRIRWGAAAAAVVVAAGLGGWLASGDDGAGDATPGVHRSGPDTPDGSGVAP; from the coding sequence TTGGCACGGAAGATCGGCAGCCGGTACACCGCCCACCAGATCCTGGGGCGCGGCAGTGCCGGCACGGTATGGCTGGGCGAGGGTCCCGAAGGGGCCGTGGCCATCAAGCTGTTGCGTGAGGAGCTCGCGGCCGACCAGGAGCTCGTCGGCCGCTTCGTCCAGGAGCGGGCGGCCCTGCTGGGCCTGGCGGACCCCCATGTCGTCGGCGTCCGCGACCTCGTCGTCGACGGCAACGACCTGGCCCTGGTCATGGAACTCGTACGCGGCACCGACCTGCGCACCCGTCTGGAGCGCGAACGGCGGCTGGCCCCCGCGGCGGCCGTCGCGATCGCCGCCGACGTCGCCGACGGGCTCGCCGCCGCGCACGCCGCCCGGATCGTGCACCGCGACGTCAAGCCCGAGAACGTCCTGCTGGACATGCAGGGCCCGCTCGGACCCGGCGGCGCGCACCCCGCGCTGCTCACCGACTTCGGCATCGCCCGGCTCGTCGACTCCCCGCGCCGCACCCTCTCCCAGTCCCCGGCCGGGGGGACCACCGTCCCGCTGCGCTCGTCCAAGGTCATCGGCACCCCCGACTACCTCGCCCCGGAGATCATCGAGGGCCTGCCGCCCCGCGCCTCCGTGGACGTCTACGCCCTGGCGACCGTCCTGTACGAGCTGCTCGCCGGGTTCACGCCGTTCGGCGGCGGGCACCCCGGGGCGGTGCTGCGCCGGCATGTGACCGAGAGCGTGGTGCCGCTGCCCGGTATCCCCGACGAGCTGTGGCAGCTGCTGCTGCAGTGTCTGGCCAAGGCGCCGGCGTCCCGGCTGCGCGCCCCGGAGCTCGCCGCCCGGCTGCGCGAGCTGCTGCCCTCCCTGGAAGGCATGCCGCCGCTGGACATCGACGAGCCGGACGACGAGCAGCCGGACGACGAGCCGGAGGGTGCCGCCGGGGCCCGTGACGAGGCGTTCCACCCCTCGCCGGCACCGGGCGGGACCACCCCGCCGCGGGGCGCGGTCCCGCTGGTCCAGGGCGCGGCCCCCGACTCCAACCGGGATACCCACACCAGCATGCGGGTCCCGGGCCCCGACGAGCTGGCGGGCGGCGCCCACGGCACCGCCCGGACCCCGCGCGCGGCCGGTGAGCGCCGGGCGGGCTCGGCCCGCCACCGCGCCTCGCCGGAGGCGGTGCGCCGGCGCCGGATCAGGTGGGGCGCGGCCGCCGCCGCGGTGGTCGTGGCGGCCGGCCTGGGCGGCTGGCTCGCCTCCGGCGACGACGGGGCGGGCGACGCCACACCGGGCGTCCACCGATCCGGACCCGACACCCCGGACGGCTCCGGGGTCGCGCCGTGA